Proteins from one Ipomoea triloba cultivar NCNSP0323 chromosome 1, ASM357664v1 genomic window:
- the LOC116020806 gene encoding UDP glycosyltransferase 9-like produces MDMETPDVIAVPFPFQGHLNPMLQFCSSLSARGLKVTLLLTHGVAKSMQFPLSHCRVELISDGTDAGEPPRTFQEYRTRLQAAVSEGVAAIIQKHQKAKVLVHDSIMSWLLEVGRAAGLRVASFFTQPAAVCAIYHHMLCGTVKQHTASDSTLRLPSLPAIMEFADLPSFSYFGDIAEEVTDFTINQAFNMPKADCFLINTFDSLEEQVVKWMAEKWAVKTIGPLVPTIDKTLKGGKHDRIDLFELDSESYLKWLDIREPKSVVYVSFGSVVVMSEEQMEEIAWGLAQSNKYFIWVVRESELVKLPKHCNFKTTEKGIIVKWCPQIEILSHEAVACFMTHCGWNSTLEALCLGVPIVAMPNIADQSTNAKLIEDVWKVGIRVKVNEKGIITRQEIQICIKQVMEGEKANEFQRNVIKWKGLAEEATSEGGSSDVNIKDFIFQMAYGK; encoded by the exons ATGGACATGGAGACGCCAGATGTTATAGCTGTTCCATTTCCATTTCAAGGTCACTTAAACCCTATGCTTCAGTTCTGTTCTTCTTTATCCGCCAGAGGCCTTAAAGTCACCTTGCTCCTCACACATGGCGTAGCAAAGTCCATGCAATTCCCCCTTTCCCACTGCAGGGTGGAGCTCATTTCCGATGGCACCGACGCGGGCGAGCCGCCGCGCACCTTCCAAGAATACCGCACTCGTCTGCAAGCCGCGGTTTCCGAGGGAGTCGCCGCCATTATTCAGAAGCATCAGAAGGCCAAAGTTCTGGTTCATGATTCAATCATGTCGTGGCTTTTAGAGGTGGGCAGAGCGGCTGGGTTGCGCGTCGCTTCTTTTTTTACCCAACCCGCTGCGGTTTGTGCCATCTATCACCACATGCTCTGTGGCACCGTCAAACAACACACTGCTTCTGATTCTACGCTGCGTTTGCCTTCGTTGCCGGCGATTATGGAGTTCGCGGATCTGCCTTCCTTCTCATACTTCGGAGATATTGCTGAAGAAGTTACAGATTTTACTATCAATCAGGCCTTCAACATGCCCAAAGCCGACTGCTTTCTGATCAACACATTTGACTCCCTAGAAGAGCAG GTAGTGAAGTGGATGGCGGAAAAATGGGCGGTGAAGACCATAGGACCTTTGGTCCCAACAATAGACAAGACATTGAAGGGCGGAAAACATGATAGAATTGACCTATTTGAGTTGGATAGTGAAAGCTACTTGAAATGGCTAGACATTAGAGAACCCAAGTCTGTGGTTTACGTATCATTTGGAAGTGTTGTGGTGATGTCAGAAGAGCAAATGGAGGAAATAGCATGGGGATTGGCTCAATCAAACAAATACTTCATATGGGTGGTTAGAGAATCTGAATTGGTTAAACTCCCTAAACATTGTAACTTCAAAACAACTGAGAAGGGTATCATTGTAAAATGGTGTcctcaaattgaaattttatcaCACGAAGCAGTTGCGTGCTTTATGACTCATTGTGGATGGAATTCCACACTGGAAGCATTGTGTTTGGGTGTGCCGATAGTTGCTATGCCCAATATTGCAGATCAATCAACTAATGCCAAGCTGATTGAGGATGTTTGGAAGGTAGGTATTCGAGTTAAGGTGAATGAGAAGGGAATCATTACAAGACAAGAAATCCAAATTTGTATAAAGCAAGTGATGGAGGGAGAGAAAGCTAATGAGTTTCAAAGAAATGTAATAAAATGGAAAGGATTGGCAGAAGAAGCAACAAGTGAAGGTGGAAGTTCCGATGTGAATATCAAAGATTTCATCTTTCAAATGGCTTATGGCAAATAA
- the LOC115998117 gene encoding uncharacterized protein LOC115998117 — protein MLKVEITCCLLSSTGSSAPLRRVIEDLNTKEIKQAHSWFHLQSHSFWTPEFHHLQIINFLFFFNNKSGDTRWSSHLKSISSLMRMFSATCEVLLNIIEDGTTPTHRGDADAAYENHNHGVFIPLDLDTQEVEEVNCYHVF, from the exons atgttgaaagttgaaatcaCTTGTTGTCTACTTTCCTCCACCGGCTCCAGTGCTCCACTCAGAAGAGTAATTGAAGATTTGAACactaaagaaattaagcaaGCTCACTCCTGGTTTCATTTACAGAGTCACTCTTTTTGGACTCCTGagtttcatcatcttcaaatcatcaattttctgttcttcttcaacaataaatctg GTGATACTCGTTGGAGTTCTCATTTGAAATCCATATCAAGTTTGATGAGAATGTTTAGTGCAACATGTGAAGTTTTACTAAACATTATTGAAGATGGAACTACACCTACTCACCGTGGAGATGCCGATGCAGCTTATGAG AACCATAACCATGGAGTCTTCATACCACTGGACTTGGATACACAGGAGGTGGAGGAGGTCAATTGCTATCATGTCTTCTAA
- the LOC116020047 gene encoding UDP glycosyltransferase 9-like produces MEMPDVIAVPFPYQGHLNPMLQFCSSLSARGVRVTLVLTHGVAKSMQQSTLSQPFHTVECVSDGTDVGSFPRNFEELTRLPTAVSEGVSAIIQNQKKVSGGSAAKVLVHDAMMPWLVEVGRAGGLRVASLFTQPASLCAIYYHMLHGHVVEQLTHSMLRLPSLPEMELRDLPSFSQFADTAKQFAELSFCQASNLPKADCFLINTFDSLEDQVVKWMADRWSVKTVGPLVPILHKDRIDLFELDGESYVQWLDIRESKSVVYLSFGSSGVFTEEQMKEIAWGLAQSNKYFIWVVRESQQVKLPKDFKSKTSEKGKGVIVKWCPQVEVLSHKAIACFMTHCGWNSTLEALCLGVPMICMPHFVDQPTNAKLVEDVWKVGVRVKANEKGIVTRQEVESCIKQVMEGEKVQEFQRNAIKWKGLAKEATSDGGSSYVNINDFVSQMTFVKSHFN; encoded by the exons ATGGAGATGCCAGATGTTATAGCAGTTCCATTTCCATATCAAGGTCACTTAAACCCTATGCTTCAGTTTTGTTCTTCTTTATCTGCTAGAGGCGTGAGAGTGACCTTAGTCCTCACACATGGTGTAGCCAAATCCATGCAGCAATCCACCCTTTCCCAGCCCTTCCACACCGTGGAGTGCGTTTCCGATGGCACCGACGTCGGCAGCTTTCCGCGCAACTTTGAAGAACTTACTCGTTTGCCAACCGCGGTTTCCGAGGGGGTGTCGGCCATAATTCAGAACCAAAAAAAGGTTTCCGGCGGCTCTGCCGCCAAAGTTCTGGTGCACGATGCGATGATGCCGTGGCTTGTGGAGGTAGGGCGAGCGGGTGGATTGCGCGTGGCTTCTTTGTTTACTCAACCTGCTTCGCTTTGTGCTATCTATTACCATATGCTCCATGGCCACGTGGTCGAACAACTCACTCATTCTATGCTGCGTTTACCTTCGTTGCCGGAAATGGAGTTGAGAGATCTGCCTTCCTTTTCCCAATTCGCAGATACTGCAAAACAATTTGCAGAGCTTAGTTTCTGTCAAGCCTCAAACCTGCCCAAAGCTGACTGCTTTCTCATAAACACATTTGATTCCCTGGAAGACCAG GTGGTGAAGTGGATGGCGGATAGATGGTCAGTGAAGACTGTGGGACCCTTGGTTCCGATTTTGCACAAGGATAGAATTGATTTGTTTGAGTTAGACGGTGAAAGCTACGTACAATGGCTAGATATAAGAGAATCCAAGTCTGTGGTTTACCTGTCTTTTGGAAGCTCAGGGGTTTTTACAGAAGAGCAAATGAAGGAAATAGCATGGGGGCTGGCTCAATCCAACAAATACTTCATATGGGTTGTCAGAGAATCTCAACAAGTTAAACTCCCTAAAGATTTTAAGTCCAAGACATCAGAAAAAGGTAAAGGTGTTATTGTGAAATGGTGCCCTCAAGTTGAAGTTTTGTCACACAAGGCAATTGCGTGCTTTATGACACATTGTGGATGGAATTCAACACTGGAAGCATTATGTTTGGGTGTGCCAATGATCTGCATGCCCCATTTTGTAGATCAACCAACAAATGCCAAACTGGTTGAAGATGTTTGGAAGGTTGGGGTTCGAGTTAAGGCGAATGAGAAGGGAATTGTTACAAGACAagaagttgagagttgtataaAGCAAGTGATGGAGGGAGAGAAAGTCCAGGAGTTCCAAAGAAATGCCATTAAATGGAAAGGATTAGCAAAAGAGGCAACAAGCGATGGTGGAAGTTCTTATGTGAACATCAATGATTTTGTCTCACAAATGACTTTTGTCAAATCCCATTTTAATTAG
- the LOC116012558 gene encoding UDP glycosyltransferase 9-like, with the protein MDMEMPDVIAVPYPFQGHINPMLQFCSSLSARGVRVTLVLTHGVAKSMPQSTLSQPFHTVECISDGTDIATSPRNLEENSRFPGAVFEGVAAIIQNQKKASGGAATKVLVHDAMMPWLLEVGRAGGLRVASLFTQPASLCAIYYHMLRGHVVQELTASCWRISCIMKKRRKWHQSYFIAYISPSPLLVIYTVFFFIFLHSVIFPTHQYNSFYFSFSIAILLTNPTWYQS; encoded by the coding sequence ATGGATATGGAGATGCCAGATGTTATAGCTGTTCCATACCCATTTCAAGGTCACATAAACCCTATGCTTCAGTTTTGTTCTTCTCTATCTGCTAGAGGCGTGAGAGTGACCTTAGTCCTCACACATGGTGTAGCCAAATCCATGCCGCAATCCACCCTTTCCCAGCCCTTCCACACCGTGGAGTGCATTTCCGATGGCACCGACATCGCCACCTCACCGCGCAACTTAGAAGAAAATAGTCGTTTCCCAGGTGCGGTTTTCGAGGGGGTGGCGGCGATTATTCAGAACCAAAAAAAGGCTTCCGGCGGCGCCGCCACCAAAGTTCTGGTGCATGATGCGATGATGCCGTGGCTTTTGGAGGTAGGCCGAGCGGGTGGATTGCGCGTGGCTTCTTTGTTTACTCAACCTGCTTCGCTTTGTGCTATCTATTACCATATGCTCCGTGGCCATGTGGTCCAAGAACTCACTGCTTCTTGTTGGAGGATATCATGCATaatgaagaaaaggagaaaatggCACCAAAGTTATTTCATAGCATATATCAGTCCGTCTCCTCTGTTGGTCATATATAccgtcttcttcttcatttttcttcacTCTGTAATCTTCCCTACTCATCAATACAACAGTTTCtacttttcattttccattgctATACTGCTAACAAAtccaacatggtatcagagctag
- the LOC116021245 gene encoding LOW QUALITY PROTEIN: UDP glycosyltransferase 9-like (The sequence of the model RefSeq protein was modified relative to this genomic sequence to represent the inferred CDS: deleted 1 base in 1 codon), which yields MKKRRKGHQNDAKEVAEIVICQASTLTKADCFLINSFDSLEDQVVKWMTDRWSVKTVGPLVPILHKDRIDLFELDSESCIQWLDIRESKSVVYVSFGSAAVLTEEQMEEIAWGLAQSNKYFIWVVRESEQVKLPKDFKSKISEKGIIVKWCPQVEVLPHKAIACFMTHCGWNLTLEALCLGVPMVCMPHFVDQSTNAKLVEDVWKVGVRVKVNEKGIVTREEVEGCIKQVTGGEKAQEFQRNAIRWKGLAKEAISEGGSSDVNINDFISQMAFVKSHFN from the exons atgaagaaaaggagaaaagggCACCAAA ATGATGCAAAAGAAGTTGCAGAGATTGTTATCTGTCAAGCCTCAACCCTGACCAAAGCTGATTGCTTTCTCATAAACTCATTTGACTCCCTGGAAGACCAG GTGGTGAAGTGGATGACGGATAGATGGTCAGTGAAGACTGTGGGACCCTTGGTTCCAATTTTACACAAGGATAGAATTGATTTGTTTGAGTTAGACAGTGAAAGCTGCATACAGTGGCTAGATATAAGAGAATCCAAGTCTGTGGTTTACGTGTCTTTTGGAAGCGCTGCAGTTCTTACAGAAGAGCAAATGGAGGAAATAGCATGGGGGCTGGCTCAATCCAACAAATACTTCATATGGGTTGTTAGAGAATCTGAACAAGTTAAACTCCCTAAAGATTTTAAATCCAAAATATCAGAAAAGGGTATTATTGTGAAATGGTGTCCTCAAGTTGAAGTTTTGCCACACAAGGCAATTGCATGCTTTATGACACATTGCGGATGGAATTTGACATTGGAAGCATTATGTTTGGGTGTACCGATGGTCTGTATGCCCCATTTTGTAGATCAATCAACGAATGCCAAACTGGTTGAAGATGTTTGGAAGGTTGGGGTTCGAGTTAAGGTGAATGAGAAGGGAATCGTTACAAGAGAAGAAGTT GAGGGTTGTATAAAGCAGGTGACGGGGGGAGAGAAAGCCCAGGAGTTTCAAAGAAATGCCATAAGATGGAAAGGGTTAGCAAAAGAGGCAATAAGTGAAGGTGGAAGCTCTGATGTGAATATCAATGATTTTATCTCACAAATGGCTTTTGTCAAATCCCATTTTAATTAG
- the LOC116001774 gene encoding UDP glycosyltransferase 9-like isoform X2, translating into MEERQDVIAVPFPFQGHLNPMLQFCSYLSARGLKVTLLLTHGVAKSMQFPLSHCRVEFISDGTDVGDPPRTFQEYQARLRAAVSDGVAAIIEKQKAKVLVHDAVMPWLLEVGRADGLGVATFFTQPASVCAVYYHMLHGHIQSHTHDSKLRLPSLPELEFPDLPSFSYFADIVEEVTEFNISQASNMPKADCFLINTFHSLEDQVVEWMADKWAVKCVGPLVPVFHKTLHDEKQDRINLFELDDESCIQWLDNREPKSVVYVSFGSIVVLTEEQMEHIAWALAQSNKYFIWIVRVPEQVKLPQNFKVKTSEMGIIMKWCPQIEILSHKAIACFVTHCGWNSILEALCLGVPMVGMPHVADQPTNAKLIEDVWKVGVRVKVDAEGISTRQEIEGCIKQVTGVRAEEFRRNVTKWKGLAKEATSEGGSSYENIKDFVAFAKSYSD; encoded by the exons ATGGAGGAGAGACAAGATGTTATAGCGGTTCCATTTCCATTTCAAGGTCACTTGAACCCTATGCTTCAGTTCTGTTCTTATTTATCCGCTAGAGGCCTTAAAGTCACCTTACTACTCACACATGGCGTAGCAAAGTCCATGCAATTCCCTCTTTCCCACTGCAGGGTGGAGTTCATTTCCGATGGCACCGACGTGGGCGACCCGCCGCGCACCTTCCAAGAATACCAAGCTCGTCTGCGAGCCGCCGTTTCCGACGGGGTCGCCGCAATTATTGAGAAGCAAAAGGCTAAAGTTCTGGTGCATGATGCAGTCATGCCGTGGCTTTTGGAGGTAGGCAGAGCGGATGGGTTGGGTGTGGCTACTTTTTTTACTCAACCTGCTTCTGTTTGTGCCGTCTATTACCATATGCTTCATGGCCACATCCAATCACATACTCATGATTCTAAGCTGCGTTTGCCTTCCTTGCCGGAACTGGAATTCCCCGATCTGCCTTCCTTTTCCTACTTTGCCGATATTGTAGAAGAAGTTACAGAGTTTAATATCAGTCAAGCCTCAAACATGCCCAAAGCTGACTGCTTTCTCATCAACACATTTCACTCCCTGGAAGACCAG GTAGTGGAGTGGATGGCAGACAAATGGGCAGTGAAGTGCGTGGGACCCTTGGTTCCAGTTTTCCACAAGACACTTCATGATGAAAAACAAGACAGAATTAACTTGTTTGAGTTAGATGATGAGAGCTGCATACAATGGCTAGATAATAGAGAACCCAAGTCGGTGGTTTACGTATCATTTGGAAGCATTGTGGTGTTGACGGAAGAGCAAATGGAGCACATTGCATGGGCCTTGGCTCAATCCAACAAATACTTCATATGGATTGTTAGAGTACCTGAACAAGTTAAACTCcctcaaaattttaaagtcAAAACATCAGAGATGGGCATTATTATGAAATGGTGTCCTCAAATCGAAATTTTGTCACACAAGGCAATCGCGTGCTTTGTGACGCATTGCGGATGGAATTCGATACTAGAAGCATTGTGTTTGGGTGTGCCAATGGTTGGCATGCCACATGTGGCAGATCAACCGACTAATGCCAAACTTATTGAGGATGTTTGGAAAGTTGGGGTTAGAGTTAAAGTGGATGCCGAGGGAATCAGTACAAGACAAGAAATTGAGGGTTGTATAAAGCAAGTAACAGGAGTGAGAGCTGAAGAGTTTAGAAGAAATGTCACAAAATGGAAAGGATTAGCCAAAGAGGCAACAAGTGAAGGTGGAAGTTCTTATGAGAATATCAAAGATTTCGTGGCTTTTGCTAAATCCTATTCCGACTAG
- the LOC116001774 gene encoding UDP glycosyltransferase 9-like isoform X3: MEERQDVIAVPFPFQGHLNPMLQFCSYLSARGLKVTLLLTHGVAKSMQFPLSHCRVEFISDGTDVGDPPRTFQEYQARLRAAVSDGVAAIIEKQKAKVLVHDAVMPWLLEVGRADGLGVATFFTQPASVCAVYYHMLHGHIQSHTHDSKLRLPSLPELEFPDLPSFSYFADIVEEVTEFNISQASNMPKADCFLINTFHSLEDQVVEWMADKWAVKCVGPLVPVFHKTLHDEKQDRINLFELDDESCIQWLDNREPKSVVYVSFGSIVVLTEEQMEHIAWALAQSNKYFIWIVRVPEQVKLPQNFKVKTSEMGIIMKWCPQIEILSHKAIACFVTHCGWNSILEALCLGVPMVGMPHVADQPTNAKLIEDVWKVGVRVKVDAEGISTRQEIEGCIKQVTGVRAEEFRRNVTKWKGLAKEATSEGGSSYENIKDFVAFAKSYSD; the protein is encoded by the exons ATGGAGGAGAGACAAGATGTTATAGCGGTTCCATTTCCATTTCAAGGTCACTTGAACCCTATGCTTCAGTTCTGTTCTTATTTATCCGCTAGAGGCCTTAAAGTCACCTTACTACTCACACATGGCGTAGCAAAGTCCATGCAATTCCCTCTTTCCCACTGCAGGGTGGAGTTCATTTCCGATGGCACCGACGTGGGCGACCCGCCGCGCACCTTCCAAGAATACCAAGCTCGTCTGCGAGCCGCCGTTTCCGACGGGGTCGCCGCAATTATTGAGAAGCAAAAGGCTAAAGTTCTGGTGCATGATGCAGTCATGCCGTGGCTTTTGGAGGTAGGCAGAGCGGATGGGTTGGGTGTGGCTACTTTTTTTACTCAACCTGCTTCTGTTTGTGCCGTCTATTACCATATGCTTCATGGCCACATCCAATCACATACTCATGATTCTAAGCTGCGTTTGCCTTCCTTGCCGGAACTGGAATTCCCCGATCTGCCTTCCTTTTCCTACTTTGCCGATATTGTAGAAGAAGTTACAGAGTTTAATATCAGTCAAGCCTCAAAC ATGCCCAAAGCTGACTGCTTTCTCATCAACACATTTCACTCCCTGGAAGACCAG GTAGTGGAGTGGATGGCAGACAAATGGGCAGTGAAGTGCGTGGGACCCTTGGTTCCAGTTTTCCACAAGACACTTCATGATGAAAAACAAGACAGAATTAACTTGTTTGAGTTAGATGATGAGAGCTGCATACAATGGCTAGATAATAGAGAACCCAAGTCGGTGGTTTACGTATCATTTGGAAGCATTGTGGTGTTGACGGAAGAGCAAATGGAGCACATTGCATGGGCCTTGGCTCAATCCAACAAATACTTCATATGGATTGTTAGAGTACCTGAACAAGTTAAACTCcctcaaaattttaaagtcAAAACATCAGAGATGGGCATTATTATGAAATGGTGTCCTCAAATCGAAATTTTGTCACACAAGGCAATCGCGTGCTTTGTGACGCATTGCGGATGGAATTCGATACTAGAAGCATTGTGTTTGGGTGTGCCAATGGTTGGCATGCCACATGTGGCAGATCAACCGACTAATGCCAAACTTATTGAGGATGTTTGGAAAGTTGGGGTTAGAGTTAAAGTGGATGCCGAGGGAATCAGTACAAGACAAGAAATTGAGGGTTGTATAAAGCAAGTAACAGGAGTGAGAGCTGAAGAGTTTAGAAGAAATGTCACAAAATGGAAAGGATTAGCCAAAGAGGCAACAAGTGAAGGTGGAAGTTCTTATGAGAATATCAAAGATTTCGTGGCTTTTGCTAAATCCTATTCCGACTAG
- the LOC116028651 gene encoding UDP glycosyltransferase 9-like codes for MEERQDVIAVPFPYQGHLNPMFHFCSCLSARGLKVTLVLTHGVAKSMQSTLSQASIHTVEFISDGIEGVGDPPRTFQEYHARLRAAFSDGVGAVIEKQKAKVLVHDALMPWLLEVGRADGLGVATFFTQPASVCAVYYHMLHGHIQSHTHDSKLRLPSLPELEFPDLPSFSYFAGIVEEVTEFNISQAANMPKADCFLINTFHSLEEKVVAWMVNKWAVKCVGPLVPIFHKTLHDEKQDRIDLFELDGESCIQWLDNREPKSVVYVSFGSVVVLTEEQMEHIAWGLAQSNKFFIWIVRESEEIKLPKDFKLKTSKMGLIMKWCPQIEVLSHKAIACFVTHCGWNSILEALCLGVPMVGMPHTTDQPTNAKLIEDVWKVGVRVKVNEEGLSTRQEIEGCIKQVTGERAEEFTRNVIKWKELAKEATSEGGSSYENIKDFVAFAKSYSE; via the exons ATGGAGGAGAGGCAAGATGTTATAGCGGTTCCATTTCCATATCAAGGTCACTTAAACCCTATGTTTCACTTCTGTTCTTGTTTATCTGCTAGAGGCCTTAAAGTCACCTTAGTCCTCACACACGGCGTGGCAAAATCCATGCAATCCACCCTTTCCCAGGCCTCCATCCATACCGTTGAGTTCATTTCCGACGGCATCGAAGGCGTGGGCGATCCGCCACGCACCTTCCAAGAATACCATGCTCGTCTGCGAGCCGCCTTTTCCGACGGGGTCGGTGCCGTTATTGAGAAGCAAAAGGCTAAAGTTCTGGTGCATGATGCGCTCATGCCGTGGCTTTTGGAGGTAGGCAGAGCGGATGGGTTGGGTGTGGCTACTTTTTTTACTCAACCTGCTTCTGTTTGTGCCGTCTATTACCATATGCTTCATGGCCACATCCAATCACATACTCATGATTCTAAGCTGCGTTTGCCTTCCTTGCCGGAACTGGAATTCCCCGATCTGCCTTCCTTTTCCTACTTTGCCGGTATTGTAGAAGAAGTTACGGAGTTTAATATCAGTCAAGCCGCAAACATGCCCAAAGCTGACTGCTTTCTCATCAACACATTTCACTCCCTGGAAGAGAag GTAGTGGCGTGGATGGTGAACAAATGGGCAGTGAAGTGCGTGGGACCCTTGGTTCCAATTTTCCACAAGACACTTCATGATGAAAAGCAAGATAGAATTGACTTGTTTGAGTTAGATGGTGAGAGCTGCATACAATGGCTAGATAACAGAGAACCAAAGTCGGTGGTTTACGTATCATTTGGAAGCGTTGTGGTGTTGACGGAAGAGCAAATGGAGCACATTGCGTGGGGCTTGGCTCAATCCAACAAATTCTTCATATGGATTGTGAGAGAATCTGAAGAGATTAAACTCCCTAAAGATTTTAAACTCAAGACATCAAAGATGGGCCTTATTATGAAATGGTGTCCTCAAATTGAAGTTTTGTCACACAAGGCAATCGCATGCTTTGTGACGCATTGCGGATGGAATTCGATACTAGAAGCATTGTGTTTGGGTGTGCCGATGGTCGGCATGCCACATACGACAGATCAACCGACTAATGCCAAACTTATTGAGGATGTTTGGAAAGTTGGGGTTCGAGTTAAGGTGAATGAGGAGGGACTCAGTACAAGACAAGAAATTGAGGGTTGTATAAAGCAAGTGACAGGAGAAAGAGCTGAAGAGTTTACAAGAAATGTCATAAAATGGAAAGAATTAGCCAAAGAGGCAACAAGTGAAGGTGGAAGTTCTTATGAGAATATCAAAGATTTCGTGGCTTTTGCTAAATCCTATTCCGAGTAG